In Microbacterium foliorum, the following proteins share a genomic window:
- a CDS encoding polyprenyl synthetase family protein — MRGESIDYGADAAGLIDSAADTLVGGKRLRARFCHAGWQAVARFRDRDAEESAALWDVCAALEIFQSAALVHDDLIDNSDTRRGRPAAHRALESAHVGAGWRGDPAAFGRSSAILLGDLLVAWSDDLLEDAIEPLPHASAVRREYGRMRRDVTVGQFLDIAEESAWSVHATDSHVERALRVVSFKSARYSIEQPLVLGAAIADADADQLLALRRFGHPVGMAFQLRDDLLGVYGDAAVTGKPAGDDLREGKRTVLVALTRQTLDTSARTLFDEMLGDPDLTGEQVAFLQATITASGALERVESMIDEYAREADRALSGARLDNAAVGDLRDLARAATVRSA; from the coding sequence ATGCGAGGCGAGTCGATCGACTACGGCGCCGACGCCGCGGGCCTGATCGATTCGGCAGCCGACACGCTCGTGGGCGGTAAGCGACTGCGTGCCCGTTTCTGCCATGCGGGCTGGCAGGCCGTCGCACGCTTCCGTGATCGCGACGCAGAGGAGTCCGCGGCCCTCTGGGATGTCTGCGCCGCGCTGGAGATCTTCCAGTCCGCCGCGCTGGTGCACGACGACCTGATCGACAACTCCGACACCCGACGCGGCCGGCCGGCCGCTCACCGCGCGCTGGAGAGCGCCCATGTCGGGGCCGGTTGGCGCGGCGACCCGGCGGCGTTCGGCCGCTCGTCGGCGATCCTCCTCGGCGATCTACTGGTGGCCTGGAGCGACGACCTGCTCGAGGACGCGATCGAACCGCTCCCGCATGCATCGGCGGTCCGCCGCGAGTACGGCCGCATGCGCCGCGACGTCACCGTGGGCCAGTTCCTCGACATCGCCGAGGAATCCGCATGGAGCGTCCATGCCACCGACTCGCACGTCGAGCGTGCCCTTCGGGTCGTCTCGTTCAAGTCTGCGCGGTACAGCATCGAGCAGCCACTGGTGCTCGGCGCGGCGATCGCAGATGCCGATGCCGACCAGCTCCTGGCCCTCCGCAGGTTCGGCCATCCGGTCGGGATGGCATTTCAGCTCCGCGATGACCTGCTCGGGGTCTACGGCGATGCCGCCGTCACGGGAAAGCCTGCAGGCGACGACCTGCGCGAGGGCAAGCGCACGGTGCTCGTCGCCCTCACGAGACAGACGCTCGACACGTCCGCCCGCACTCTGTTCGATGAGATGCTGGGCGACCCCGACCTCACGGGCGAGCAGGTCGCGTTCCTGCAGGCGACCATCACGGCCTCCGGCGCTCTCGAGCGCGTGGAAAGCATGATCGACGAGTACGCACGGGAAGCCGACCGAGCGCTCTCCGGAGCGCGACTCGACAACGCGGCTGTCGGCGATCTGCGTGATCTCGCGCGCGCGGCGACGGTGCGATCGGCCTGA
- a CDS encoding Rv2175c family DNA-binding protein, with protein sequence MSVSSESNPSETPQSEVASEDAVSAPGVTATEWLTMPDLVDVLDETLGRVRRLIDEHYLIGSRRSGVFAVPSVFIVDDHPLSSLRGTIIVLQDAGFTDDEVIDWLLTSDEELGRSPIDALLAGHKSAVRRVARTLA encoded by the coding sequence GTGTCTGTGTCGTCTGAAAGCAATCCCTCCGAAACCCCGCAGTCCGAGGTCGCGTCCGAGGACGCCGTGAGCGCCCCCGGCGTCACCGCCACCGAGTGGCTGACCATGCCCGATCTCGTCGACGTGCTCGATGAGACGTTGGGCCGCGTGCGTCGGCTGATCGACGAGCACTACCTGATCGGGTCGCGTCGCTCGGGCGTATTCGCGGTTCCGTCGGTGTTCATCGTCGACGACCACCCGCTGTCCTCGCTGCGCGGCACCATCATCGTCCTGCAGGACGCGGGCTTCACCGATGACGAGGTCATCGACTGGCTGCTCACCTCTGACGAAGAGCTGGGCCGCTCGCCGATCGACGCGCTTCTCGCCGGCCACAAGAGCGCTGTGCGCAGGGTCGCCCGAACCCTCGCCTGA
- a CDS encoding LysM peptidoglycan-binding domain-containing protein, translated as MTTHAVARRTRYIQLGVPAAVLGTLSAAIAATPAAAEAVSSPIERLQSTPTRLAPAEAPPASYTVQPGDTISSIANRFALRTVDVLTWNGLSWRSVIYPGQTLSLTAGTAPTAPAAPAPTGSAATHTVAAGDTVFSIAQRHGTSVDAVLAANGLTRASVIYPGQQLALTGSSAPPPAAAAPATPPAPVAAGGQTHAVAAGDTLFAIAKKYGTTVAQLYALNGLASGAIIYAGQNLVVAAAPVTAPAPAAVTTAPPAQLFANLDAEQAGNASIIIRVGRDLGVPDRAIAIALATAMVESSMRNLSWGDRDSLGLFQQRPSMGWGTPEQAVDPDRSTRVFYGGSADPNGAASRGLLDIPGWESLRFTDAAQAVQISAYPERYGQWETQAHQWLSQHG; from the coding sequence TTGACAACGCATGCTGTCGCGCGACGAACGCGCTATATCCAGCTCGGGGTACCCGCCGCCGTGCTGGGCACACTGTCGGCTGCGATCGCCGCCACCCCCGCTGCCGCGGAGGCCGTCTCATCGCCGATCGAGCGGCTCCAGTCGACCCCGACGCGCCTCGCCCCCGCCGAAGCGCCTCCCGCCTCCTACACCGTGCAGCCGGGTGACACGATCTCATCGATCGCGAACCGCTTCGCGCTCCGGACGGTCGACGTGCTCACCTGGAACGGGCTCAGCTGGCGTTCGGTGATCTACCCGGGTCAGACCCTCTCGCTGACGGCGGGCACCGCCCCCACGGCTCCCGCGGCACCGGCCCCGACGGGCTCGGCCGCCACTCACACGGTCGCCGCGGGCGACACCGTGTTCAGCATCGCGCAGCGGCATGGCACGAGCGTCGATGCCGTGCTCGCCGCGAACGGCCTCACCCGGGCATCCGTCATCTACCCCGGTCAGCAGCTCGCACTCACCGGATCTTCCGCTCCCCCACCCGCGGCGGCGGCCCCTGCGACCCCACCCGCTCCAGTGGCGGCCGGCGGCCAGACCCACGCTGTGGCCGCAGGCGACACCCTGTTCGCGATCGCGAAGAAGTACGGCACGACCGTCGCGCAGCTCTACGCGCTCAACGGACTGGCTTCGGGCGCGATCATCTACGCCGGTCAGAATCTGGTCGTCGCCGCAGCGCCGGTCACTGCTCCGGCGCCCGCTGCGGTCACCACCGCACCACCGGCTCAGCTGTTCGCGAACCTCGACGCCGAACAGGCCGGCAACGCCTCGATCATCATCCGCGTGGGCCGCGATCTCGGCGTGCCCGACCGCGCGATCGCGATCGCCCTCGCCACCGCGATGGTCGAATCCAGCATGCGCAATCTGTCGTGGGGCGACCGTGACTCGCTCGGGCTCTTCCAGCAGCGTCCGAGCATGGGCTGGGGAACCCCCGAGCAGGCCGTCGACCCCGACCGCAGCACCCGAGTCTTCTACGGCGGCTCCGCAGACCCGAATGGAGCAGCCTCTCGCGGACTTCTCGACATCCCCGGCTGGGAGAGCCTGCGATTCACGGATGCCGCGCAGGCAGTGCAGATCTCGGCGTACCCCGAGCGATACGGCCAGTGGGAGACCCAGGCCCATCAGTGGCTCAGCCAACACGGTTGA
- the pknB gene encoding Stk1 family PASTA domain-containing Ser/Thr kinase, whose amino-acid sequence MTTNQQADPLIGRLVDGRYRVRARIARGGMATVYVATDLRLERRIALKVMHAHLSDDSAFQSKFIQEARAAARLADPHVVNVFDQGQDGELAYLVMEYLPGITLRELLREQKRLTVPQTITIMDAVLAGLSAAHRAGIVHRDVKPENVLLAEDGRIKIGDFGLARATTANTATGQQLLGTIAYLAPELVTRGTADARSDIYALGIMLYEMLVGEQPYKGEQPMQIAFQHATESVPRPSVRNPGVPEQLDELVLWATEKSPDERPDDAGQMLERLREIERGLGIAPAVAAATASQRSQADSADLTKVMPSTMVIADPTAPVQAAVDNATLLRRRSSRRRARGAFLLTLVLLLATVAGGVGWWFGSGPGSLVAVPGVVGLSYDDAASALTAEGFVPVRGEESSIDVPSGETIRTDPDEGERLDKGTEVTVFVSSGPASHTAETLNGKTEQEARDYLADIKVNVTETPLLLFSDAEAGRVINAFVTPRAGGEVYACAEGCELFEDDTVELYVSAGAFPDVAGMSVDQATNTLRDKGVEVNSDSQFVFSDSVAKDIVIGVTDRAEEGNRRPGDTVQLIVSKGPELFPVPEVEGLSRDEAAQTIRDAGFEPTWNGIWNAFPNDFTEVTGSDPGAGSQRAKGTEITLQIRSSAF is encoded by the coding sequence GTGACGACCAATCAGCAGGCCGACCCCCTCATCGGGCGGCTTGTCGACGGTCGATACCGCGTGCGGGCCCGGATCGCCCGCGGAGGCATGGCTACGGTGTACGTCGCGACGGATCTTCGACTCGAGCGGCGCATCGCTCTGAAGGTCATGCACGCTCACCTCAGTGACGATTCCGCCTTCCAGAGCAAGTTCATCCAAGAGGCTCGCGCGGCGGCGCGACTGGCCGACCCGCACGTCGTGAACGTGTTCGATCAGGGCCAGGACGGCGAGCTCGCCTACCTGGTGATGGAGTATCTCCCCGGCATCACGCTGCGCGAACTCCTTCGCGAGCAGAAGCGTCTCACGGTCCCGCAGACGATCACGATCATGGATGCCGTGCTCGCCGGGCTGTCGGCAGCGCACCGCGCCGGAATCGTGCACCGTGACGTGAAGCCCGAAAACGTGCTGCTGGCCGAAGACGGTCGCATCAAGATCGGCGATTTCGGTCTCGCCCGGGCGACGACCGCGAACACGGCCACAGGCCAGCAGCTGCTCGGCACCATCGCCTACCTCGCACCCGAGCTCGTCACACGAGGAACGGCCGATGCCAGGAGCGACATCTACGCACTCGGCATCATGCTCTACGAGATGCTCGTCGGCGAACAGCCCTATAAAGGCGAGCAGCCGATGCAGATCGCCTTCCAGCACGCCACCGAGTCGGTGCCGCGTCCGAGCGTCCGCAACCCCGGCGTGCCGGAGCAGCTCGATGAGCTCGTGCTCTGGGCCACGGAGAAGTCACCGGACGAGCGCCCCGACGACGCCGGTCAGATGCTGGAGCGTCTGCGTGAGATCGAGCGCGGTCTGGGCATCGCCCCCGCCGTCGCGGCCGCCACAGCCTCGCAACGCTCTCAGGCCGACTCCGCTGACCTCACCAAGGTCATGCCGAGCACGATGGTCATCGCCGACCCCACCGCCCCGGTGCAGGCCGCGGTCGACAACGCCACGCTCCTGCGGCGTCGTTCATCGCGACGCCGCGCACGTGGTGCATTCCTGCTGACGCTGGTGCTTCTCCTCGCCACGGTGGCCGGCGGTGTCGGGTGGTGGTTCGGATCCGGCCCGGGCTCCCTCGTCGCCGTGCCCGGAGTCGTCGGACTGTCGTACGACGATGCCGCCTCGGCATTGACCGCCGAGGGGTTCGTCCCTGTGCGCGGTGAGGAGAGCTCCATCGACGTCCCCAGCGGGGAGACGATCCGGACGGATCCCGATGAGGGCGAACGACTCGACAAGGGCACCGAGGTCACGGTCTTCGTCTCCTCGGGCCCCGCATCGCACACGGCGGAGACCCTCAACGGCAAGACCGAGCAGGAGGCCCGCGACTACCTCGCGGACATCAAGGTCAACGTCACCGAGACTCCCCTGCTTCTCTTCTCCGATGCCGAGGCCGGGCGAGTGATCAATGCCTTCGTGACACCCCGCGCCGGCGGCGAGGTGTATGCATGCGCCGAGGGCTGCGAGCTCTTCGAGGACGACACCGTCGAACTCTACGTCTCGGCCGGCGCGTTCCCCGATGTCGCGGGGATGAGCGTGGACCAGGCGACGAACACGCTCCGCGACAAAGGCGTCGAGGTCAACTCCGATTCGCAGTTCGTCTTCAGCGATTCCGTCGCGAAGGACATCGTCATCGGAGTCACCGACCGCGCCGAGGAGGGCAACCGACGCCCCGGCGACACTGTCCAGCTGATCGTCTCGAAGGGGCCCGAGCTGTTCCCGGTGCCTGAGGTCGAGGGACTCAGCCGGGACGAGGCGGCCCAGACGATCCGCGATGCAGGTTTCGAACCGACCTGGAACGGCATCTGGAATGCGTTCCCGAACGATTTCACCGAGGTCACCGGCTCAGACCCTGGGGCAGGCTCTCAGCGCGCGAAGGGCACGGAGATCACGCTTCAGATTCGAAGCAGCGCGTTCTAG
- a CDS encoding class II 3-deoxy-7-phosphoheptulonate synthase has translation MLQHDIDALDAWRSLPIKQQPQWLDAERVSEVSAQISTLPPLVFAGEVDNLRDRLARAASGKAFLLQGGDCAETFAGATADQIRNRIKTVLQMAVVLTYGASMPVVKMGRMAGQFAKPRSSDTETRGDVTLPAYRGDIVNGYDFTEASRRADPGRLLQGYHTAASTLNLIRAFTQGGFADLREVHSWNKGFAQNPANQRYERMAAEIDRAIKFMEAAGADFDELTRVEFFTGHEGLLMDYERPMTRIDSRTDTPFNTSAHFLWIGERTRELDGAHVDYFSKIRNPIGVKLGPTTTPETALALIDKLDPNREPGRLTFITRMGAGKIRDALPPLLEAVRDSGAQPLWVTDPMHGNGITTPTGYKTRRFDDVVDEVRGFFEAHRAVGTFPGGIHVELTGDDVTECLGGSEHIDEAALATRYESLCDPRLNHMQSLELAFLVAEELEKR, from the coding sequence ATGCTCCAGCACGACATCGACGCGCTTGACGCGTGGCGCTCGCTCCCGATCAAGCAGCAGCCTCAGTGGCTCGACGCCGAGCGCGTCTCCGAGGTCTCCGCGCAGATCTCGACGCTTCCGCCCCTGGTGTTCGCCGGCGAGGTCGACAACCTCCGCGATCGCCTCGCGCGCGCGGCGTCGGGCAAGGCGTTCCTGCTTCAGGGCGGCGACTGCGCAGAGACCTTCGCCGGCGCGACCGCCGATCAGATCCGCAACCGCATCAAGACCGTTCTGCAGATGGCGGTCGTGCTGACGTATGGGGCGTCGATGCCGGTCGTCAAGATGGGGCGCATGGCGGGTCAGTTCGCCAAGCCGCGTTCCAGCGACACCGAGACCCGTGGCGATGTGACGCTCCCCGCGTACCGCGGCGACATCGTGAACGGCTACGACTTCACCGAGGCCTCCCGCCGAGCCGATCCGGGTCGCCTGCTGCAGGGGTACCACACCGCTGCATCGACGCTCAACCTGATCCGTGCATTCACACAGGGTGGCTTCGCCGACCTGCGCGAGGTGCACTCGTGGAACAAGGGCTTCGCGCAGAACCCGGCCAACCAGCGCTACGAGCGCATGGCAGCCGAGATCGACCGGGCCATCAAGTTCATGGAGGCGGCCGGCGCCGACTTCGACGAACTCACTCGCGTCGAGTTCTTCACGGGCCACGAGGGCCTGCTCATGGACTACGAGCGCCCGATGACCCGCATCGACTCCCGTACGGACACGCCGTTCAACACCTCGGCGCACTTCCTGTGGATCGGTGAGCGCACGCGCGAGCTCGACGGCGCGCACGTCGACTACTTCTCGAAGATCCGCAACCCGATCGGCGTCAAGCTCGGTCCGACCACGACGCCCGAGACCGCTCTCGCGCTGATCGACAAGCTCGACCCGAACCGCGAGCCCGGGCGTCTGACGTTCATCACGCGCATGGGTGCGGGCAAGATCCGCGATGCCCTGCCGCCGCTGCTCGAGGCCGTACGTGATTCGGGCGCGCAGCCGCTGTGGGTCACCGACCCGATGCACGGCAACGGGATCACGACGCCCACCGGGTACAAGACGCGTCGTTTCGATGACGTCGTCGACGAGGTGCGTGGCTTCTTCGAGGCGCACCGCGCTGTGGGAACCTTCCCCGGCGGCATCCACGTCGAGCTCACCGGCGACGACGTCACCGAGTGCCTCGGAGGATCCGAGCACATCGACGAGGCCGCCCTGGCCACCCGCTACGAGAGCCTCTGTGACCCTCGCCTCAACCACATGCAGTCGCTCGAACTGGCCTTCCTCGTCGCGGAAGAGCTCGAGAAGCGCTGA
- a CDS encoding lysophospholipid acyltransferase family protein — protein MFYWLMKYVAIGPVVKAIFRPWVVGRANIPANGAAILASNHLSFADSIFLPLMIDRPMSFLAKSDYFTGRGLKGWATKFFMKATGQIPIDRSGGKASEASLNTGLQVLGRGDLLGIYPEGTRSPDGRLYRGRTGIARMAMEAKVPVVPVIMVDTDTAMPIGQRLPRVVRVGIVIGEPLDFSRYAGMENDRYILRSVTDEIMVALQRLGEQQYDDVYASSVKDRLPARVTQRS, from the coding sequence ATGTTCTACTGGCTGATGAAGTACGTGGCGATCGGTCCCGTGGTCAAAGCGATATTCCGACCTTGGGTGGTCGGGCGTGCGAACATCCCCGCAAACGGTGCCGCGATCCTCGCCAGCAATCACCTGTCGTTCGCCGACTCGATCTTCCTCCCGCTGATGATCGACCGCCCGATGTCGTTCCTCGCCAAGAGCGACTACTTCACCGGACGCGGACTCAAGGGCTGGGCGACGAAGTTCTTCATGAAGGCGACGGGGCAGATCCCGATCGATCGCTCGGGCGGCAAAGCCTCGGAGGCATCTCTGAACACCGGCCTGCAGGTGCTCGGACGCGGAGACCTGCTCGGCATCTACCCCGAGGGCACGCGAAGCCCCGACGGGAGGCTGTATCGAGGTCGCACAGGCATCGCGCGCATGGCCATGGAGGCGAAGGTCCCCGTGGTTCCCGTGATCATGGTCGACACCGACACGGCGATGCCGATCGGGCAGCGTCTGCCTCGCGTGGTGAGGGTCGGGATCGTCATCGGCGAGCCGCTGGACTTCTCCCGATACGCGGGCATGGAGAACGACCGCTACATCCTGCGGTCCGTCACAGACGAGATCATGGTCGCCCTCCAGAGGCTGGGCGAGCAGCAGTACGACGACGTGTATGCATCGAGCGTGAAGGACAGGCTCCCAGCCCGCGTCACACAGCGCTCCTGA
- a CDS encoding AMP-dependent synthetase/ligase: MVQFEVPAVIPADPEANVSDLLAQRVKATPDRPLFSVPEGEGWRDITAADFETAVIALAKGFVAAGIQPGEKVGFLARTTYDWTLVDFALFYAGAVMVPIYETSSPSQIQWILEDSGAIALVVESPDHFARLDEVRGDLPLLREVWQLHLGAIDSLTAQGASVPDAEIERLRSIAVGSDIATLIYTSGSTGRPKGCVLTHSNFVELCRNSAKALDAVVQTPGASTLLFITTAHVFARFISILNIHAGVRTGHQPDTRQLLPALGSFKPTFLLAVPRVFEKVYNSAEQKAEAGGKGKIFRAAADVAIQHSKLLEEGKSIPFGTKLKFALFNKLVYSKLREAMGGNVVYAVSGSAPLGARLGHFFHSLGVVILEGYGLTETTAPATVNLADKSKIGTVGPALPGVGVRLADDGEIEVRGINVFKEYWNNPEATADAFSEGGWFRTGDIGSFDSEGFLTITGRKKEIIVTAGGKNVAPAALEDPIRANPIIGQVVVVGDQRPFISALITLDPEMLPTWLANAGLPKEMSLAEAAKNDAVRAEIQKAVDAANARVSRAESIRKFTVLDSEWTEASGHLTPKMSIKRNVIMSDFADEIAAIYDEPVTTTNVALGG, translated from the coding sequence GTGGTCCAGTTTGAAGTCCCTGCCGTCATCCCCGCCGACCCAGAAGCGAACGTCTCAGACCTGCTGGCACAGCGCGTCAAGGCGACGCCGGATCGTCCTCTGTTCTCGGTGCCCGAAGGCGAGGGTTGGCGCGACATCACCGCTGCCGACTTCGAGACCGCCGTCATCGCACTGGCCAAGGGCTTCGTCGCCGCCGGCATCCAGCCGGGCGAGAAGGTGGGTTTCCTCGCCCGCACCACGTACGACTGGACGCTCGTCGACTTCGCCCTGTTCTACGCGGGCGCCGTGATGGTGCCGATCTACGAGACCAGCTCGCCGTCGCAGATCCAGTGGATCCTCGAGGACTCGGGAGCCATCGCTCTCGTCGTCGAGTCCCCCGACCACTTCGCGCGTCTCGACGAGGTTCGCGGAGACCTCCCCCTGCTCCGCGAGGTCTGGCAGCTGCACCTCGGCGCGATCGACTCGTTGACCGCTCAGGGCGCATCGGTGCCGGATGCCGAGATCGAGCGCCTGCGCAGCATCGCCGTGGGCTCCGACATCGCGACGCTCATCTACACCTCCGGCTCGACGGGTCGCCCGAAGGGCTGCGTTCTCACGCACAGCAACTTCGTCGAGCTCTGCCGCAACTCCGCCAAGGCGCTGGACGCGGTCGTTCAGACGCCCGGCGCATCGACGCTGCTGTTCATCACCACCGCGCATGTGTTCGCCCGGTTCATCTCGATCCTGAACATCCACGCGGGTGTCCGCACCGGGCACCAGCCCGACACGCGACAGCTGCTCCCGGCGCTCGGCTCGTTCAAGCCGACGTTCCTGCTCGCGGTGCCGCGGGTGTTCGAGAAGGTCTACAACTCGGCGGAGCAGAAGGCCGAAGCAGGCGGCAAGGGCAAGATCTTCCGAGCGGCCGCCGACGTCGCGATCCAGCACTCGAAGCTCCTCGAAGAGGGCAAGAGCATCCCGTTCGGGACCAAGCTGAAGTTCGCGCTGTTCAACAAGCTCGTGTACAGCAAGCTGCGCGAAGCGATGGGCGGCAACGTCGTCTACGCCGTGTCGGGTTCGGCTCCCCTCGGTGCGCGACTCGGCCACTTCTTCCACAGTCTCGGCGTGGTGATCCTCGAGGGCTACGGCCTGACCGAGACGACCGCTCCCGCGACAGTGAACCTCGCAGACAAGTCGAAGATCGGCACCGTCGGCCCGGCACTCCCCGGTGTGGGCGTACGGCTCGCTGACGACGGCGAGATCGAGGTGCGAGGCATCAACGTGTTCAAGGAGTACTGGAACAACCCCGAGGCCACCGCCGACGCGTTCAGCGAGGGAGGCTGGTTCCGCACCGGCGACATCGGCAGCTTCGACTCCGAGGGCTTCCTCACGATCACCGGTCGCAAGAAGGAGATCATCGTGACGGCGGGCGGCAAGAACGTCGCGCCCGCGGCCCTCGAGGACCCGATCCGCGCGAACCCGATCATCGGACAGGTGGTGGTCGTCGGAGACCAGCGTCCGTTCATCTCGGCGCTCATCACGCTCGACCCCGAGATGCTGCCGACCTGGCTCGCCAACGCCGGACTCCCCAAGGAGATGTCGCTCGCTGAGGCGGCGAAGAACGATGCGGTCCGGGCCGAGATCCAGAAGGCGGTGGATGCCGCCAACGCCCGGGTGTCCCGCGCCGAGTCGATCCGCAAGTTCACGGTGCTCGACAGCGAGTGGACCGAGGCATCGGGTCATCTCACGCCCAAGATGTCGATCAAGCGCAACGTGATCATGAGCGACTTCGCCGATGAGATCGCCGCCATCTACGATGAGCCCGTCACCACGACCAACGTCGCCCTCGGAGGCTGA
- the def gene encoding peptide deformylase — protein sequence MAVREIRVFGDPVLRSVCAPIDTVDDGVRALVADLIDTVELPGRAGVAAPQIGVALRAFSYNIDGDIGYVLNPVLTEVRGDPVPTGEGCLSVPGLWHDALRHPWARVEGIDLDGQPVVLEGSGLMAQALQHETDHLDGRLYLTRLDAETRKRAMREVRESAWF from the coding sequence ATGGCGGTGCGTGAGATCCGGGTCTTCGGAGACCCCGTGCTTCGCTCCGTCTGCGCACCGATCGACACTGTCGACGACGGTGTTCGTGCGCTCGTGGCCGACCTGATCGACACCGTCGAGCTGCCGGGGCGCGCCGGCGTCGCCGCTCCGCAGATCGGTGTCGCGCTCCGCGCCTTCAGCTACAACATCGACGGCGACATCGGCTATGTGCTCAATCCCGTACTGACCGAGGTCCGTGGCGACCCCGTGCCGACGGGGGAGGGCTGTCTGTCCGTCCCCGGCCTCTGGCATGACGCACTGCGCCACCCCTGGGCGAGGGTCGAAGGCATCGACCTCGACGGCCAGCCGGTGGTCCTGGAAGGAAGCGGGCTGATGGCGCAGGCGCTTCAGCACGAGACCGATCACCTCGATGGCAGGCTCTACCTCACGAGACTCGACGCCGAGACGCGCAAGCGTGCGATGCGCGAGGTCAGAGAGAGCGCCTGGTTCTGA